The genomic window CCCCACGATGGACAACACTGGACGCGACTTACCGATGATGCTGAGCATCTTGCAAATCTAGGAATTAGCCACGTCTGGATGCCACCTGCCTTTAAAGCTACCAACGAAAAAGATGTCGGTTATGGTGTCTATGACCTTTTTGACCTCGGAGAATTCGACCAAAAAGGCACTATCCGTACCAAATACGGCTTTAAAGAAGACTATCTTCAAGCCATTCAAACACTTAAATCACATGGGATTCAACCTATGGCTGACGTCGTCTTAAACCACAAGGCAGCTGCAGATCGTTTAGAATCCTTCCAGGTTATTGAAGTCGACCCAGAAGATCGCACAATTGAACTTGGAGAACCTTTTACTATCAATGGTTGGACAAACTTTACTTTTGATGGAAGACAAAATACCTACAATGATTTCCACTGGCACTGGTACCATTTCACTGGAACTGACTATGATGCTAAACGTCGTAAGTCTGGCATCTATCTCATTCAAGGTGATAATAAAGGCTGGGCTAACGAGGAATTAGTTGATAACGAGAATGGTAACTATGACTATCTCATGTATGCGGACCTAGATTTCAAGCATCCAGAAGTCATAAAAAATATCTACGATTGGGCTGATTGGTTTATCGAAACGACTGGTGTAACAGGTTTCCGCTTAGATGCTGTAAAGCATATTGACTCTTTCTTTATGCGTAATTTCATTCGTGACATCAAAGAGAAATATGGACAAGACTTCTATGTCTTTGGAGAATTCTGGAATCCAGACAAGGAAACCAACTTGGACTACCTCGAAAAGATTGAAGAGCGCTTTGACCTTGTCGATGTCCGACTCCATATGAATCTCTTTGAAGCAAGCCAGGCTGGTGCAGACTACGACTTGCGTACCATCTTTAATGATAGTCTGGTTCAAATCAAACCAGATAAGGCTGTAACCTTTGTCGAAAACCATGATACTCAACGAGGACAAGCTTTAGAATCTACTGTAGAAGAATGGTTCAAACCAGCAGCCTATGCTCTTATTCTTTTGCGTGAGCAGGGTCTCCCTTGTGTCTTTTATGGAGACTACTACGGTATCTCTGGTCAATATGCTCAGCAAGATTTTAAAGAAGTTCTTGACCATTTGCTAGCTATCCGAAAAGATTTAGCTTATGGAGAGCAGACGGACTACTTTGATGACCCTAATTGTATCGGTTGGGTCCGTTCAGGAGCTGACAATCAAGCACCTTTAGCTGTTCTTATCTCAAATGCTCAAGATAATTACAAAACTATGTTTGTTGGTCCAGAATGGGTTGATCATACTTTTGTTGATTTACTTGGCAACCATTCAGACCAAGTAACTATTAATGCTGAAGGATATGGTGATTTCCCAGTTGCTGAACGTTCTGTAAGTGTTTGGGGACTTACTTATTAAGAACACAAAAAAACTTGCCATGGGCAAGTTTTTTTATTGCTAAATATTAGTCTTTCCAAAGGTCCATGGCATTTTTAAAATCAGATGAAACTTGTACATTTTGAGGGTTTGTTGCCTCTCTCTCCTGACGTTTCGCTTCTACCTGGGCTACACTCCTAATCCCTTCGTGACGCCAGTTTCGAAGGATAGCTTGGATATATTTCCAATTTGGTTTTCCATTTAAAACAGCTTCACGTAAGGCTTCTTTTATCAAATCCGCACTAGTTCCGTCTTCTTTCAAACTCTTTTCCAAATCTTCGATTTCAAATGGGCTCAATAGACGGCCTAGCTCCTGTTGGAAAGTATCTACCAAGCTCTTTAAATCATTTGGAGCAGATTGCACCTGGTTTGGAGCTTGTTTTTCAAAAAGTTGGTCTAGGCGCTCCAAGGCAAGAGTTGCATCGAAGATAATTTCTATTTCGCCATTAAGTTCAATCGTACGGTATTGAAGCAGGCCTTTTTCTGTCAAGCGTGAAATGGCCTGATTGACTTCAGTGACATTTTTGCCGATTCTTTCAGCAATCTGACTTGGAGACAATTCTCCTAAAGCCGTTGTATTCTGTAGGTAAAAGAATTGCCAAACCAAGAAATCATCACTTGATGAGAACAATTGATTGTAATGTAAAAGCAGGTCACTCGGTAACACTAAGTTTCCTGATTTGAAAGCATCTAAATATGTCATAATTCCTCTTATAAATATCCAAAATGAGACACATCTTCTTCCGCACTCTTCCACTCAAACGGTGTTTCTTGGTAAACTGCATAATTTACCCAGTTACTGAAAAAGAGGGCTGCAGATGAACTCCAACGCATACAAGGAAGCTCATGAATGTCATCATTTTTGAAATAATTTTCTGGTATATGGGGATCTAAACCAGCATCTAGATCTCTAAAATATTCCTTTGCAAGCGTGTCGCGATCATACTCTAAATGCCCAAAGCTATAAACTTCTCTCAAATCTCGACTCGCAAGGATAGAGATTCCCACCTCTTTTCCTGATGCTAAAATCTCTAGATTTGTTTTATTCAGAATATCTTCTTTGTGGACTTCTGTATGGCGAGAATGAGGGGATACATATAAATCATCAAAACCTCTCAAAAGAAGGTGACCTTCTTTTAAAACATCCTGAGGATAAATCCCCGAAAGCTTCTGCTCCATCTGGTATTTATCTACGCCATAGCGATAGTATAGACCTGCCTGTGCCCCCCAACAAATATGCAAGGTTGAAAAGACATGAGTCTTAGACCAATCGATAACTTGGGTAAACTCCTGCCAATAGTCAACCTCCTCAAATGGAAGGTGCTCAACTGGAGCTCCTGTGATAATCAAGCCATCGAAATAATCATCTTTGACCTCCGAGAAGGTCTTATAAAAGGTCTCCATATGCTCTGATCGAGTTGTTTTTGATTGGTGACTCTCCATATATAAAAAGTCAATATCTAACTGTAAAGGAGTATTGGCCAAATGCCTTAAGAGTTGAGTCTCTGTTACAATTTTTTGCGGCATTAGATTTAAAATAAGAATTTTCAAGGGCCGGATATCCTGATGAGCCGCCCGTTGATCATCCATGACGAAAATATTTTCTGTTTGTAAAATCTCAACTGCTGGTAATTTTTTATCAATTCTAATCGGCATGGAAATCTCCTCACTGTATCATACTGGACTCAAGTAACCTGACTGTCATCAAATGGAATAATCCAGCTGACGACACTTCTTTCCTTTATTATACTGTAAGAAGATATAGTTTTCAATTATAGTTTTTCTCTAACTAGATATAGCCTATTTTTATATCCGATGAAGAGAAAACAGCCCTAAGGACTGTTTTTCATTAATAATGCATCAAAACTTTATAGTCGTAATCTCCGATTGCTTCACGACCTTTTAGTTCATCAAGCTCAATCAAGAAGGCACAACCAGCTACGATACCACCAAGTTTTTCAATCATTTCGATGGTTGCTTTCACAGTACCACCTGTTGCCAAGAGGTCATCTACGATAAGAACACGTTGACCTGGTTTGATAGCATCTGCGTGCATAGTCAAAGTATCAACACCATATTCTTTTTCGTAGTCAGCTGAAATCACTTCACGTGGTAATTTCCCTGGTTTACGTACAGGTGCAAAACCAATTCCCAACTCAAAAGCAACTGGACATCCAACGATAAATCCACGCGCTTCTGGTCCTACGATCATATCAATCTGTTTGTCAGTAGCATATTGAACAATTTCACGAACAGCATAGCTGTAGGCATTTCCGTTAGCCATCAAAGGGCTGATATCACGGAACGTAATGCCTTCTTGTGGATAATTTTCAATACTTGCAATGTAATCTTTTAAGTTCATAGCATTTCTTTCTTTTTAAGTTTTTACTCCCTATTATACCATATTTCCTAGAAAAGCAAAATAGAAAGAAGCCTTGGTACTTAGTCCAAGACTTCCCTTTGCTCTTCAATAGCAAATGGTTAATCAGGCAATGAAATCCTTACTTCTTTTTACTTTTAGAGTTTTGGTTGCGTTGACGATTTTGTTCGATGCGCCACTCTCGTTCATAGTAGGACATGGTTTCAAATACCCTTCGCGGCAAACCCACATCCAGCAAGTGGATTGGAATTTTTAAAACGTTAGAATCTTTCGAACTTGTAAATCTACTTCGTAGACGTCGCCATAGAGAGTTATTGTTCAAAAGATTTGTATCATAAAAATGAACATCAATAGTATAAAAATCCCTTGAATTTCTACTGCCCTTAATTCTCATAAGAGCAAATTTTTCTATATCTCCCCAAGAATAAAACTGCCAGTCTTTTTTCGGATGTGGCTTATAGGAAAAACCTTGAGCCGTACATTTTAAATACTCTTTATCTGATAGAAGAATCTGTATCCGTTCATACAAGAGCCATCCAACAATGATGATTAAGAATAAGACAAAGAGTCTTAATGCTACTAATCCAATAGGTACTTCTTTGGGATAGGTCATCATAAAAGAGAGAATCCAAAGAAGAAAAGCTAACTCAACTACGCAGAGAACAATAGTCCAAATGATTTTCTTACTGCTCCATTTGATGATTTTCTCTTCCATTAAACCAACTCACTTAAATATTCATAGCGTTCATATTTTTCAAGCAAGGCTTCATTCTTTTCATCCAGCTCCTTTTGAAGGGTGGCTAGCTTCCCAAAGTCAGAGCCATTTGCTTGCATTTCTTCTTCAATAGCAGCGATGCGATTTTCCAAGGCTTCGATGTCACCTTCAATGCTTGCCCATTCTTGCTTTTCTTGGTAGGTCATCCGTTTCTTTTCTTCACGAACTTTGACCACTTTTTCCTTGTCAGCTTTTTGGATTTGAGTTACCGTTTCTGCTTCAAAAGCTTTTTCATCTAGGTAGTCTGTGTAATGTCCAAAAAAAGGACGGATGGTTCCATTCTCAAAGGCAAGGATCTTAGTCGCAACCTTATCAAGAAAATAACGGTCGTGACTAACTGTCAGAACTGGACCTGCAAAACCTTGTAAGAAATTTTCTAAAACCGTTAAGGTCGCAATATCTAAATCATTTGTTGGCTCGTCTAAGAGGAGCACATTAGGCTTTTCAAGGAGTAGTTTGAGGAGATAAAGACGTTTCTTCTCTCCACCAGATAACTTCTCAATCAAGGTACCATGCGTTGATCGTGGGAAAAGGAACTGCTCTAGCAACTCAGCGATAGATGTCGTAGAACCACCACTGGTCTTGACTTCTTCTGCCACTTCCTGCAGGTAGTTAATAACCCGCTTGCTTTCATCCAAACCTTCGATTTGTTGAGAGAAATAAGCGATGCGAACCGTTTCTCCGATAATAACTTGACCTTCAGTTGGCTCGAGACTTCCTGCAATGAGATTGAGAAGAGTTGACTTCCCAACACCATTATCCCCGACGATTCCGATACGGTCTTTGGCTTGGACCAAAAGATTAAAATGTTTCAGAATCGGTTTATCGTCATAGGCAAAGGAAACATCCTTAAACTCGATTACCTTTTTACCGATACGGCTAGTTTCAAAATTCATGGCCAAGTCTGTCTCAACGCTAGTATCTGAAACTTCCTTTTTCAAATCGTGGAATCGATTGATACGAGCTTGTTGCTTGGTTGCACGAGCTTGAGGTTGCCGTCTCATCCAAGCTAATTCTTGTTTGTAAAGTTGTTCCTTTTTGTGAAGAAGAGCTGCATCGCGTTCATCCTGTTCCGCCTTGAGACGAACATAGTCTTGGTAATTTCCTTGATATTCTGTCAACCCTGCTCTGTCCAACTCAAAGATTCGCGTAGAAAGGGCATCTAGGAAATAGCGATCGTGGGTGATAAATAATACTGTTTTCTTGGAATTTTTCAAGAAGAGGGTTAGCCACTCAATGGTCGCAATATCCAAGTGGTTGGTAGGCTCATCAAGAAGCAAAAGATCATGGTTGCCCAGAAGGACTTGCGCCAACTGAACCCGTCTACGCAGACCACCTGACAATTCTCCAACAGGAGTAGATAAGTCTTGAATGCCTAGTTTACGGAGAACCGTCTTGACCTGACTTTCGATTTCCCAAGCTTGGAGGGAATCCATCTCAGCCATCACACGTTCTAAACGGGCTTGCTTATCCTCACTATAGTTGAGCATGAGCAGTTCATATTCACGAATTAACTGGATTTCCTTGAGGTCACTTGATAGAACGGTATCCAAGACAGTCTTACTATCATCAAAATCTGGGTCCTGGGTCAGGTAGCCAATCTTGTAATCATTTTTTGCTGAAAATGGGCTTACGTCACCATCAAAACCTGAAACTCCAGAAAGCACATCTAAAAGGGTTGTTTTACCGGTTCCGTTGACACCGATAAGACCAATTCTGTCCAAGTCATGGATGATAAAGGAAATATCCTTAAAGACTGTCTTATCTCCAACGGATTTACTTAGTTTTTCAACGATAAAGTCACTCATTTTCTCTCCCTTAGGTAGTCATGGATGGCTTGACGGTCATTTTTTAATTCTCCATCAACAATAGCATACTCAATTTCTTCTAAAACATCCCCTAATTCAGGACCTGGCTGATAGCCGTATTCTTTGATGAGAATGCCACCGTTGATGTGCATTTCTTTCTTATCATGAATGGTCAAACTCTCATAGGTTTCTGTGATAGCTTGCGGATTGACTTCTTTCCCTTGAGCTCGGCGAAGATTTTCAGCCTGTAGAAGCAAGTCCAAATCAAAGCGGTAACAATCACGCTTGCCGAGTTCCCCTTCTTCTCGGAGGGCCAAAATAGCGAGCAAATTCTGTACCTGCTTGGCAAATTGACGTGATGTCTTCCAATGTTTTAAAAAATTTTGAGCATCTTCCACTTTTAAAACCCATAAAAGTGCTGCCCAGGCTTGTTCAGAAGATTCAAAGGTGAAATTATCTTTTAAGTCAAATAAAGACTGGAGATTGCCCTGACTACCAGCCATATCTGGAAGATAATCATAAGCTTTGCTTGCAATCATAGAAGATAAGCCTACTCTCCAATGAGGGGCTAGTAGAAGTTTATCAAATTCTACAAAAGTACGTTCCACAGAAATTTTCTCTAAGAGTGGCGTTAAGGTCTTCATCGCTTCAAACGTTTCTTGTTCAAGTTCAAAACCAAGACTAGCTTGGAAACGAAATCCACGCATGATTCGTAGAGCATCTTCATTAAAACGTTCACTAGCTACACCAACTGCACGTAGAACTTGATTTTCTAAATCTTGTAAACCATCAAATAAATCAACGATTTCCCCTGTCTCATCCAAGGCAAAGGCATTGACTGTGAAATCACGTCGTTTGAGGTCCTCTTCTAACGAACGAACAAAAGAAACTGAACTTGGTCTACGGTAGTCTACATAGACATCTTCCGTTCTGAATGTGGTTACTTCGTACTCTTCATCTCCATCTAAAACCAAGACGGTTCCATGCTCAATGCCAATATCAGCTGTCCGTGGAAAAATCTGCTTGGTTTCTTCTGGATAGGATGACGTCGCGATATCCACATCATGGATGGGGCGGTTAAGAAGGGCATCCCTAACGGACCCACCCACAAAATAAGCCTCAAATCCTGCTTCTTTAATTTTTTCTAATACTGGTAAAGCCTTCTGAAATTCAGAAGGCATTTTTGTTAATTTCATAGTAAGTGTTCTAATCCATAGACAAGCTCATGACGCTTGACAACTTCTTTGATTCCCAAATTCACCCCTGTCATGAAGGAGCTACGATCATAGGAGTCATGACGCAGAGTCAATCCTTCTCCCTGATTTCCAAAAATGACTTCCTGATGAGCTACCAAACCTGGTAAACGTACCGAATGGATTCGCATACCATCAAAATTAGCTCCACGTGCACCTGCAACGAGTTCTTCCTCATCGCTAGCACCTTGTTGGAGAGGCTCTCGGACTTGAGCCATCAACTCAGCTGTTTTGATAGCTGTCCCGCTCGGCGCATCCTTTTTCTTGTCATGGTGAAGTTCAATAATCTCCACATTTGGGAAATATTTGGCAGCCTGAGCTGCAAATTGCATCAGCAAGACAGCACCCAAGGCAAAATTGGGAGCAATTAGGCCACCCAATCCTTTGGAACGTGAAAATTCTTTTAATTCTTCGATTTCTTGACTGGTGAAACCTGTCGTTCCTACTACTGGAGCATAGCTATTTTCAAGAGCAAAGCGTGTATTCTCATAGGCGACAGCTGGTGTAGTAAAGTCTACCCAAACATCTGCCTCAAAACCTGCCAAGTCATTCTTATCATTGAATACTGGAATTCCTTGCCACTCAGATGCAGACTCAAAAGGATCCAAAACGGCTACTAGTTCAAGTTCAGAATCAGACAAAACCATCTGACAAGCAGCTTGTCCCATTCTTCCCTTAAAACCTGCAATAATCACTCGAATACTCATCTTTACTCCTATCTAAGATACAAAGCCTGTAAGAACAATCTAGACGATTGGTGTGTATGCCAAAGCGATGCTTCCTTCTCCCAGGTGAGTTCCAATGACACTACCAAAGGTTGCAATCTCAACATCTGTAGCTACTCCACTATCTAGCAAAAGCTGACGTAAATCGGCTGCTTTTTGAGGAGCATTCCCATGAATTACAGTAATCTGATAATTTCCATTACTTGTTACTTCTTTGACAATTTCAACCAAACGTTTTGTTGCTTTCTTCTCTGTACGAACCTTCTCATAAACTTCGATAACACCTTGGTCATTAAAATATAGAATTGGTTTAATGCTAAGAAGATTTCCTAAAATGGCTGCGCCGTTTGATAAACGACCACCTTTAACCAAATGATCAAGATCATCTACCATGATAAAGGCAGAAGTATTTTCAATCTGTTCTGTTAACTTGTCTAGTATAGACTGGAAATCATTTCCCTGCTCAGACCATTGAAACACACTTTCCACCATGAATCCTAGTGGTGCACTTGTAATTCGAGTATCAGGAAAAGCAATGGTCAGACCTTCGAACTCATCCGTCATATATTGGATATTCTGATGAAATCCTGAGATTCCAGAAGAAAGGAAGAGACCCAGAACATGAGTATAACCTTTTTCTTTCAATGATGATAAAATTTCATCCAACTTTGCGATACTTGGTTGACTTGTTTTAGGTAGTTCAGATGAATGAGCCATTTTTTCATAAAATTCTTGAGCGGTTAGATTTACACCTTCAACATACTCCTGTCCGTCGATATTCACAGGAATGTCAAGCACAAATAAATCTTCTTTCCGCAAGGTTTCCGCTTGTAGAAAAGCAGATGAGTCTGTTATGACCGCTAATTTCATCTTTTTAAAACTCCAAATTAATTCCTGGTAAATCTAGTGCAATTTCCGTCACTTCATAAGTCAAACGGTTTAGCATATCCAAAGAAGGACGAGCAAGTGTCTCAACTTCTTCTTGACTAAAGTCACTTGGTTGATCTACGATACGACCTTCAACGTGGTTGACTTGAGAAATAGTACCACTGATAACAAATTTATCAAAGACAATCATAAAGCTCAAAACAACTACGAGAGAAGTCACTTGATTTTCTTGGTCATGTTGTAGTAGTTGGAAGTTCACATCAACCTTTGTTTCAGGAATTCCGTTTTCATTTTCCCATTCAAAATTACGTGCATCAAAGTGATACTGACTAACAAATTCTTGTTCACGTTTTAAATTCATCATATTCTCCATGGTTACAATTTACTTTGACATTGTAACATATTTTCTTATTTTCTGCTAACTTTCCTAAATTCCGATTTCTGCTTTCACAACTTCAGCAATGGTATCCACATAGTAATCCACTTCTTCAGTTGTTGGTGCTTCAGCCATGACACGCAAGAGTGGCTCAGTTCCACTTGGGCGAACGAGAATACGTCCGTTACCTGCCATCTCTTCTTCCATCTTATCGATAATAGCCTTGATAGCTGGTACTTCCATGGCTTTATCTTTCATGGTGTTTTCCACACGGATATTAACCAATTTTTGTGGGTAAATTGTTACTTCTGAAGCCAATTGAGATAAGCTCATCCCTGTTTCTTGCATGATCTTAGTCAATTGAACTGCTGAAAGTTGACCATCACCAGTTGTATTGTAGTCCATCAAGATAACGTGACCTGACTGCTCTCCACCGAGATTGTAGCCTGATTTTCTCATTTCTTCAACTACATAGCGGTCTCCAACAGCAGTGACAGCTTTATTAATGCCTTCACGGTCCAAGGCTTTATGGAAACCAAGGTTGGACATAACTGTCGTTACAATTGTGTTTTGTACCAATTGACCTTTTTCAGAAAGGTATTTACCGATGATATACATAATCTTATCACCGTCGACAATTTCACCATTTTCATCTACTGCAATCAAACGATCGCTGTCCCCATCAAAGGCTAAACCAATGGCAGATTGACTTTCTTTTACAAGTTCTTGCAAGGCTTCTGGATGAGTCGAACCAACATTCAAGTTAATGTTTAAACCATCTGGAGTTTCTCCAATGACAGTGATTTGAGCACCCAAATCTGCAAAAATTTGACGAGCACTTGTAGAAGCTGCTCCATTTGCAGTATCCAAGGCCACTTTCATCCCTTCAAGAGGAGTTCCAGTCGAAACAAGGTAGGCTTCATATTTACGCAAGCCTTCTGGATAATCAACAACAGTACCTAATCCTTCTGCACTTGGACGTGGGAGAGTATCTTCACTGGCGTCAAGCAAGGCTTCGATTTCTGCTTCTTTTTCATCGTCTAGCTTAAAGCCATCGCCACCAAAGAATTTAATCCCGTTATCAAGGGCTGGGTTGTGGCTAGCTGAAATCATGACACCTGCGCTCGCTCCTTCAGTTTTTACCAAATATGCTACTGCAGGCGTAGCAAGTACACCAAGTTTATAAACGTGAATTCCCACAGAAAGAAGACCAGCAATCAAGGCTGCTTCTAACATTTCCCCTGAAATACGTGTATCGCGTCCAACTAAAACCTTAGGCGCTTCTGTCGCATGTTGACTGAGGACATATCCTCCAAAGCGACCCAACTTAAAGGCCAATTCTGGCGTTAATTCTACGTTTGCTTCTCCACGGACTCCGTCCGTTCCAAAATATTTACCCATTTTAAGATTCCTTTTCTAGTATAATGTTTATTTTAAGATTCTGACTTCGTCTCTGCTGCTGTCGTTGAAGAGTTTTCGGTAGACGAACCATTACTTGTTGAGGTTGTACTACTTGTTGTTCTGACAGCTTTGGTCGTTACTTTCATAGTAGTTTCAAAAGGTGTAATCACTGTTGGTAAGACAGCTCCATTTTTATCAACAGCTTGCAAAGGAACTGATCCAGAATAGTTCCCTGTAATCTGTTCACTCGTTGGTAAAACTGCAACAATCCGATCAATCTTAGATAGTGTATCCGCATCACTAGTTACTGAAACTTTTTCATCAGAAACAGTAACACGTTCGATTATAATCTTCTCATCAATTTGACTAGAATCAATTTGAGGTACAACAGGTACATTATCTCGAGTAACTTTCTTACCAATCTTGACTGTGATTTTTTGTGGTGTTGCTACAGCTGTCAAACCACTTGGAAGATTTTCAATGGTTAAGGGAACTTCAATCGTTCCTTCTGTAGCCTGCGTCAAATCAGCAGTCACTTTAAATTTACGAGTGCTTTCCTGCATCTCACTAGCCAAGGCCACCCGATTTGAACCCGTTAGAAACACCGTCACTTCTGAGCTAAAACCACTGATAAAATACTGCTCACTATCATACTGAATATCAATCGGTACATTGACTACTGTATTGGTATAGGTTTCAGTTTTAGTTTGTCTTGCGTTGGTATTGTTTTGATAATTGATTGATGTTGCATAGATAAACAGGACACACGCGAACAGGAGCGAGGAGATGATATAAAGACTATTTCTTCTCATTATTCCAGCCTCCTAATAGACGTTCTTTTAAGCTTGGTTCTTGTGAATCCTTAGGGATCAGAATACGACGTAGTTCTTCCTCGAATTCTTCCAAACTTAGATCATGTTTGAAGACACCATTGTAGGTGATGGATATACCTCCAGTTTCTTCTGATACAACAAAAGTAAGGGCATCTGAAACTTCTGATAAACCAATGGCTGCACGGTGACGAGTTCCGAACTCTTTGGAAATACCTGTGTTTTCTGTTAGTGGTAAATAGGCAGAAGTTACTGCAATCCGATCTCCACTGATAATAACTGCACCGTCATGGAGAGGCGTATTAGGGATAAAGATGTTAATTAATAACTCAGCAGAAATCTTAGCATCCAAAGGAATTCCTGTAACGATGTACTCCTGCAAGGTTCTCACACGTTGAACAGCTACCAAAGCTCCAATCTTCCGTGGGCTCATATACTCAACCGATTTTACAAAAGCCTGGACCATCTGCTCTTCTGAACTCATAGGAGTATTTGAAAAGAAGTCCGTAGCTCGACCTAATCGTTCCAAACCTGTCCGAATTTCTGGAGAAAAGATAACAACCGCTGCGATAACTCCATAGGTAATCAATTGGTTAATCAACCAGGAAATAGTCGTCAAGCCCAAAAAATTAGCCGCAATCTGAGCTAAGATAAAAACTAAAACGCCTCGAACCAGAATCATAATCTTGGTTCCTGCAATTGATTTTGTAAATTGATATAAGATATAAGCAACGATTAGAATATCAATCACATTTATCGCAATACTCCAAGGACTGGAAAACAAACTAGACCAGTATTGAAGATTAGATAATTGCTGAAAATTCATCCTGTGTCCCCTCTCCAAAAAAGCTTCTCTTCATTATACCATTTTTAATGGAAATTTTCTCCCCCCTACCTCATTTTAAATTGGCAGAAAATATGATAGAATAAAATGATAAAAATGAAACAAGGAGAAACCATGTCTGAACTATATGATATCACCATCGTAGGGGGTGGCCCAGTTGGTCTTTTCGCAGCCTTTTATGCAAATTTACGTCAAGCTAAAGTACAAATCATTGACTCTCTTCCACAATTAGGTGGCCAACCTGCCATTCTTTATCCTGAAAAACAAATTCTTGATGTCCCAGGTTTCCCTAATCTCACTGGTGAAGAATTAACAAATCGCTTGTTAGAACAATTACAAGGGTTTGATACACCAGCCCATCTCAATGAAACTGTTCTTGAAATTGACAAAGAAGATGGTGTTTTTAAGATTACAACCACTAAAGGAACTCATACTAGCAAAGCTGTCATCATCGCTATGGGTGGAGGTGCCTTTAAACCGCGTCCACTTGAACTAGAAGGTGTCGAAGGTTATAAAAACATCCATTACCACGTTTCTAACATTCAGCAATATGCTGGACAGAGAGTAACCATCCTCGGTGGAGGAGACTCTGCTGTGGACTGGGCCTTAGCTTTTGAAAAGATTGCTCCAACTACACTTGTTCACCGTCGAGATAACTTCCGTGCCCTCGAACATAGTGTCCAAGCCCTTCAAGAATCATCTGTTAGCATCAAAACACCATTTGTGCCAAGTCAACTTATGGGTGATGGACAAATTCTCAATAAGCTTGAAATCACAAAAGTCAAATCCGATGAGACTGAAACCATTGAACTGGATCACCTCTTTGTCAACTATGGATTTAAATCTTCTGTCGGTAATCTTAAAAATTGGGGATTAGAACTGAATCGTCATAAAATTATCGTCAATAGTAAGCAAGAATCTAGCCAGCCTGGAATTTACGCTATTGGTGACTGCTGCTACTACGAAGGTAAGATTGACTTGATTGCGACAGGTCTAGGTGAAGCACCTACTGCAGTTAACAATGCCATTAACTACATTGACCCAGAGCAAAAAGTACAACCAAAACACTCTACAAGTTTATAAGAAAAAAACCACGAATCATACGATTCGTGGTTTTATAATGGAATTATATTATTCGCAACGTATAAATCCTCTAGAAATATTATAAAGACTACTTTGATT from Streptococcus sp. oral taxon 061 includes these protein-coding regions:
- a CDS encoding DegV family protein → MKLAVITDSSAFLQAETLRKEDLFVLDIPVNIDGQEYVEGVNLTAQEFYEKMAHSSELPKTSQPSIAKLDEILSSLKEKGYTHVLGLFLSSGISGFHQNIQYMTDEFEGLTIAFPDTRITSAPLGFMVESVFQWSEQGNDFQSILDKLTEQIENTSAFIMVDDLDHLVKGGRLSNGAAILGNLLSIKPILYFNDQGVIEVYEKVRTEKKATKRLVEIVKEVTSNGNYQITVIHGNAPQKAADLRQLLLDSGVATDVEIATFGSVIGTHLGEGSIALAYTPIV
- the dapB gene encoding 4-hydroxy-tetrahydrodipicolinate reductase, which codes for MSIRVIIAGFKGRMGQAACQMVLSDSELELVAVLDPFESASEWQGIPVFNDKNDLAGFEADVWVDFTTPAVAYENTRFALENSYAPVVGTTGFTSQEIEELKEFSRSKGLGGLIAPNFALGAVLLMQFAAQAAKYFPNVEIIELHHDKKKDAPSGTAIKTAELMAQVREPLQQGASDEEELVAGARGANFDGMRIHSVRLPGLVAHQEVIFGNQGEGLTLRHDSYDRSSFMTGVNLGIKEVVKRHELVYGLEHLL
- a CDS encoding DUF1149 family protein, which encodes MNLKREQEFVSQYHFDARNFEWENENGIPETKVDVNFQLLQHDQENQVTSLVVVLSFMIVFDKFVISGTISQVNHVEGRIVDQPSDFSQEEVETLARPSLDMLNRLTYEVTEIALDLPGINLEF
- the glmM gene encoding phosphoglucosamine mutase; this encodes MGKYFGTDGVRGEANVELTPELAFKLGRFGGYVLSQHATEAPKVLVGRDTRISGEMLEAALIAGLLSVGIHVYKLGVLATPAVAYLVKTEGASAGVMISASHNPALDNGIKFFGGDGFKLDDEKEAEIEALLDASEDTLPRPSAEGLGTVVDYPEGLRKYEAYLVSTGTPLEGMKVALDTANGAASTSARQIFADLGAQITVIGETPDGLNINLNVGSTHPEALQELVKESQSAIGLAFDGDSDRLIAVDENGEIVDGDKIMYIIGKYLSEKGQLVQNTIVTTVMSNLGFHKALDREGINKAVTAVGDRYVVEEMRKSGYNLGGEQSGHVILMDYNTTGDGQLSAVQLTKIMQETGMSLSQLASEVTIYPQKLVNIRVENTMKDKAMEVPAIKAIIDKMEEEMAGNGRILVRPSGTEPLLRVMAEAPTTEEVDYYVDTIAEVVKAEIGI
- a CDS encoding CCA tRNA nucleotidyltransferase; the protein is MKLTKMPSEFQKALPVLEKIKEAGFEAYFVGGSVRDALLNRPIHDVDIATSSYPEETKQIFPRTADIGIEHGTVLVLDGDEEYEVTTFRTEDVYVDYRRPSSVSFVRSLEEDLKRRDFTVNAFALDETGEIVDLFDGLQDLENQVLRAVGVASERFNEDALRIMRGFRFQASLGFELEQETFEAMKTLTPLLEKISVERTFVEFDKLLLAPHWRVGLSSMIASKAYDYLPDMAGSQGNLQSLFDLKDNFTFESSEQAWAALLWVLKVEDAQNFLKHWKTSRQFAKQVQNLLAILALREEGELGKRDCYRFDLDLLLQAENLRRAQGKEVNPQAITETYESLTIHDKKEMHINGGILIKEYGYQPGPELGDVLEEIEYAIVDGELKNDRQAIHDYLRERK
- a CDS encoding YbbR-like domain-containing protein; translation: MRRNSLYIISSLLFACVLFIYATSINYQNNTNARQTKTETYTNTVVNVPIDIQYDSEQYFISGFSSEVTVFLTGSNRVALASEMQESTRKFKVTADLTQATEGTIEVPLTIENLPSGLTAVATPQKITVKIGKKVTRDNVPVVPQIDSSQIDEKIIIERVTVSDEKVSVTSDADTLSKIDRIVAVLPTSEQITGNYSGSVPLQAVDKNGAVLPTVITPFETTMKVTTKAVRTTSSTTSTSNGSSTENSSTTAAETKSES